Genomic DNA from uncultured Desulfuromusa sp.:
TATCTCTTATGAATTATGAGACATTACTGATTTATTTTGTCGTGTCTTTTTTCTACATCACCAGCCCGGGACCAGCCATTGTCCTGGCCATTCTGAATGGGCTCCGAACCGATATGAAAACGGTCGCTGTCGCTTCACTGGGGAATATTCTGGGTTTATTTATTCTCTCGACAGCATCAATGTTAGGCTTGGGAATTTTATTGACGACATCCGCAACGATTTTTATGATTGCCAAAACAATTGGTGCTTTGTACCTGATTTATCTTGGGGTTAAGTGCATCTTGAATGGTCAATCGCTTAACGTTGAAAAGACAAATCCCACCGATGGCTTCAAAAAGCGGAGATCATCTTACTTTTATGAAGCGTTTTTTCTTGCTGTGACCAACCCCAAACCGATACTGTTTTTTACCGCGATATTCCCGCAGTTTCTAGATTTGGAAACCCCTGTTCTGCCGCAATTTATGATCATGACCAGTCTCTTTTTAGTCATATCGTTCAGTTCGTTATGTACGTATGGATTGACCGCAAAGAGGGCAAAAGGATGGCTTGCAAGCCGAAACAGAATGGCCTGGTTTCAGCGAATAACCGGTGGGATGTTTATCGGTTTGGGAGTCGGGCTCCTGCGCCTGAAAAGCGTACAAAGCTGATAGAGAAAATCGTTAAAAATTATTCACTGAGGTCAAATCTGCTGCAAAGAGGCGGGATCGATCTCCGAGGTTATCAGCACCTTTGCGAACTGTGCTC
This window encodes:
- a CDS encoding LysE family translocator — encoded protein: MNYETLLIYFVVSFFYITSPGPAIVLAILNGLRTDMKTVAVASLGNILGLFILSTASMLGLGILLTTSATIFMIAKTIGALYLIYLGVKCILNGQSLNVEKTNPTDGFKKRRSSYFYEAFFLAVTNPKPILFFTAIFPQFLDLETPVLPQFMIMTSLFLVISFSSLCTYGLTAKRAKGWLASRNRMAWFQRITGGMFIGLGVGLLRLKSVQS